Proteins encoded by one window of Lepeophtheirus salmonis chromosome 3, UVic_Lsal_1.4, whole genome shotgun sequence:
- the LOC121114070 gene encoding tumor susceptibility gene 101 protein, which produces MKYKKYDKFLSKATNNYRYSDCIKKDVRYVLNSYPGLSPELDNFVFNDGSEKKLLNLKGTIPVKYKGASYNIPVCFWLPEDYPHNPPMAFVKPTPDMEIKVSEKVDSDGKISLRILTTWKEDPEASVNALITACITAFGRNPPVFSKPPLNQKLTSKSQIRSVVEVRLKAKLNEEFMKTRAEIDSLHETTKDLLDSQEALSKHLTELQELSKVSDSQQETLTTLRTKFRNSIDSLTSLLHSGINPDEIIHPQYPLQQQILCAYVEDASADDSIFFLGEALRRGRIDLEVYLKRVRQISRKQFMSRVIIERCRRQMGLLEISKS; this is translated from the coding sequence atgaaatacaaaaagtatGACAAGTTCCTCTCCAAGGCCACAAACAACTACCGTTACTCTGACTGCATCAAAAAAGACGTTCGCTACGTTCTCAACTCCTATCCAGGACTCTCCCCTGAGTTGGACAACTTTGTCTTCAATGATGGTTCTGAGAAAAAGCTACTAAATCTAAAGGGTACTATCCCTGTTAAATACAAGGGTGCCTCTTATAATATTCCAGTCTGCTTTTGGCTACCTGAAGACTATCCCCATAATCCTCCCATGGCCTTTGTCAAACCCACTCCGGATATGGAGATTAAAGTATCCGAAAAAGTTGACTCCGATGGTAAGATTTCTCTACGTATACTCACAACTTGGAAGGAAGATCCTGAAGCCTCAGTAAATGCGCTCATCACTGCCTGTATCACTGCATTTGGACGAAATCCCCCTGTTTTTTCCAAGCCTCCACTCAATCAAAAACTCACAAGCAAAAGTCAAATTCGATCCGTTGTAGAAGTCCGACTCAAGGCCAAACTCAACGAAGAGTTCATGAAGACACGAGCAGAGATTGACTCTCTACATGAAACCACCAAGGATCTTCTAGACAGCCAAGAAGCACTCTCCAAACATCTAACTGAACTCCAGGAACTGAGTAAAGTGTCAGACTCCCAACAAGAGACACTAACTACCTTAAGAACTAAATTTAGAAATTCCATAGACTCTCTCACATCTCTCCTACACTCTGGAATAAATCCAGATGAAATCATTCATCCCCAATATCCACTACAACAACAGATCCTTTGTGCTTATGTTGAGGATGCGTCTGCTGATgattcaattttctttcttgGAGAGGCCTTACGTCGAGGGAGGATTGACCTTGAGGTCTATTTAAAAAGGGTGAGACAGATTTCAAGGAAACAGTTTATGAGTCGGGTTATTATTGAGCGGTGTCGGAGACAAATGGGACTCTTGGAAATATCCAAATCATGA